In the Variovorax sp. S12S4 genome, one interval contains:
- the purT gene encoding formate-dependent phosphoribosylglycinamide formyltransferase, which translates to MTTLGTPLSPSATRVMLLGSGELGKEVLIALQRLGVETIAVDRYENAPGQQVAHHARTITMSDPEQLKALIEAEKPTLVVPEIEAIATPMLQQLEDAGVVRVIPTARAARLTMDREGIRRLAAETLGVPTSPYKFCDSLAELQAAIDAGIGYPCIVKPVMSSSGKGQSKIDGPADVQKAWDYAMAGGRVSHGRVIVEGFIDFDYEITLLTVRAKDAAGAVQTQFCEPIGHVQVSGDYVESWQPHPMAPAALQKAQQIAQAVTADLGGQGLFGVELFVKGEEVWFSEVSPRPHDTGMVTMATQWQNEFELHARAILGLPVDTSLKSPGASAVIYGGVDATGIAFDGVAEALQVPGSDIRLFGKPESFAKRRMGVALAHAGDVDTARVNAKEAASRVKPRKA; encoded by the coding sequence ATGACCACCCTCGGCACCCCTCTTTCCCCTTCCGCCACCCGCGTGATGCTGCTCGGCTCCGGCGAGCTCGGCAAGGAGGTGCTGATCGCCCTGCAGCGCCTCGGCGTCGAAACCATCGCGGTCGACCGCTACGAGAACGCGCCCGGCCAGCAGGTGGCGCACCATGCGCGCACCATCACCATGAGCGACCCGGAGCAGCTCAAGGCGCTGATCGAGGCCGAGAAGCCCACCCTCGTGGTGCCCGAGATCGAGGCCATTGCCACGCCGATGCTGCAGCAGCTCGAAGACGCGGGCGTGGTGCGCGTGATTCCCACCGCTCGCGCCGCGCGCCTCACGATGGACCGCGAAGGCATTCGCCGCCTGGCCGCCGAAACGCTGGGCGTGCCCACCAGCCCCTACAAGTTCTGCGATTCGCTGGCCGAGCTGCAGGCGGCCATCGACGCCGGCATTGGGTACCCCTGCATCGTCAAGCCCGTGATGAGCAGCTCCGGCAAGGGCCAGAGCAAGATCGACGGCCCGGCCGACGTGCAGAAGGCCTGGGACTACGCCATGGCCGGCGGCCGCGTGAGCCACGGGCGAGTGATCGTCGAAGGCTTCATCGACTTCGACTACGAGATCACGCTGCTCACCGTTCGCGCCAAGGACGCGGCCGGCGCGGTGCAGACGCAGTTCTGCGAACCCATCGGCCATGTGCAGGTGAGCGGCGACTATGTCGAAAGCTGGCAGCCGCATCCCATGGCACCTGCCGCGCTGCAGAAGGCGCAGCAGATTGCGCAGGCCGTCACGGCTGACCTCGGCGGCCAGGGCCTCTTCGGCGTCGAGCTGTTCGTGAAGGGCGAAGAGGTCTGGTTCAGCGAAGTGAGCCCGCGTCCGCACGACACCGGCATGGTGACCATGGCCACCCAGTGGCAGAACGAGTTCGAGCTGCATGCGCGCGCGATCCTCGGCTTGCCGGTGGACACCTCGCTCAAGAGCCCGGGCGCGAGCGCGGTGATCTACGGCGGTGTCGACGCCACCGGCATTGCGTTCGACGGCGTGGCCGAGGCGCTGCAGGTGCCCGGCAGCGACATCCGGCTGTTCGGCAAGCCAGAGAGCTTTGCCAAGCGCCGCATGGGCGTGGCCCTCGCGCATGCGGGCGATGTGGACACCGCGCGCGTCAACGCCAAGGAAGCCGCCTCGCGCGTGAAGCCGCGCAAGGCCTGA
- a CDS encoding 3-hydroxybutyryl-CoA dehydrogenase, translating to MTIQTVGIIGAGTMGNGIAQACAVAGVNVVMVDIAQAAVDKGLATVSGSLDRLIKKEKLTAEQKTAALALIKGSTNYDDLKSAQLVIEAATENHALKLKILKQVDELLAPEVIIASNTSSISITQLAAATSRADRFIGMHFFNPVPMMALVELIRGYLTSDATHDAVKALAEKLGKSPITVKNAPGFVVNRILVPMINEAFFVLSEGIATAEDIDAGMKLGCNQPIGPLALADMIGLDVCLAVMEVYLEQFGDSKYRPCPLLKEMVAAGQLGRKTGRGVYTY from the coding sequence ATGACGATCCAGACCGTCGGCATCATCGGCGCCGGAACGATGGGCAATGGCATTGCGCAAGCTTGTGCGGTGGCCGGTGTCAATGTGGTGATGGTCGACATTGCCCAGGCGGCGGTCGACAAGGGCCTGGCCACTGTCTCGGGCAGCCTCGACCGCCTGATCAAGAAAGAAAAGCTCACGGCCGAGCAGAAGACCGCGGCGCTCGCGCTGATCAAGGGCTCGACCAACTACGACGACCTGAAGAGCGCGCAGCTCGTGATCGAAGCCGCCACCGAGAACCATGCGCTCAAGCTCAAGATCCTGAAGCAGGTCGACGAGCTGCTGGCACCCGAGGTGATCATCGCGTCGAACACCTCGTCGATCTCCATCACCCAGCTCGCGGCCGCCACCTCGCGCGCCGATCGCTTCATCGGCATGCACTTTTTCAACCCTGTGCCGATGATGGCGCTGGTGGAGCTGATCCGCGGCTATCTGACGAGCGACGCCACGCACGACGCCGTGAAGGCGCTGGCCGAGAAGCTGGGCAAGTCGCCCATCACGGTGAAGAACGCGCCGGGCTTCGTGGTCAACCGCATCCTGGTGCCGATGATCAACGAGGCGTTCTTCGTGCTGTCCGAAGGCATTGCCACCGCCGAAGACATCGACGCCGGCATGAAGCTGGGCTGCAACCAGCCGATCGGCCCGCTGGCGCTGGCCGACATGATCGGCCTGGATGTGTGCCTGGCTGTGATGGAGGTCTACCTCGAGCAGTTCGGCGATTCCAAGTACCGACCCTGCCCGCTGCTGAAGGAGATGGTCGCGGCCGGCCAGCTCGGGCGCAAGACCGGGCGCGGCGTCTACACCTACTAA
- a CDS encoding TRAP transporter substrate-binding protein — MTESKSPRRRSLLKGAAVAAGAMSAPMVSMAQTTSLRFQSTWPAKDIFHEYAQDFAKKVNDMAGSRLKIEVLPAGSVVPAFQLLDAVAKGTLDGGHGVVAYWYGKNSALALWGSGPGYGMDANMVLAWHNYGGGKALIEEIYKSLNLDVVSYLYGPMPTQPLGWFKKPVARVEDMKGLKFRTVGLAVDVFTDMGTAVNPLPGGEIVPALDRGLIDAAEFNNASSDRVLGFPDVAKNCMLQSFHQSGEQFEILFNKGKLAALPAELKSIIDYAVQASSADMSWKAIQRNSQDYIELKKAGIKFYKTPDAILRAQLASWDKTIAKKAAENPMFKKVLDSQMAFAERAGQWQNDYTVDFKMAYNHYFGAKAKKS, encoded by the coding sequence ATGACAGAGAGCAAATCACCCCGCCGCCGCAGCCTTCTCAAGGGCGCGGCCGTGGCTGCGGGCGCCATGTCGGCGCCCATGGTCAGCATGGCGCAGACCACGTCGCTGCGCTTCCAGAGCACGTGGCCGGCCAAGGACATCTTCCATGAATACGCGCAAGACTTTGCCAAGAAGGTCAATGACATGGCGGGCAGCCGCCTGAAGATCGAAGTGCTGCCGGCCGGCTCCGTGGTGCCGGCGTTCCAACTGCTCGACGCGGTTGCCAAGGGCACGCTCGACGGCGGCCATGGCGTGGTGGCCTACTGGTACGGCAAGAACTCGGCGCTCGCGCTCTGGGGGTCGGGCCCCGGCTACGGCATGGACGCCAACATGGTGCTGGCCTGGCACAACTACGGCGGTGGCAAGGCGCTGATCGAGGAAATCTACAAGAGCCTGAACCTCGACGTGGTTTCGTACCTCTACGGCCCCATGCCCACGCAGCCGCTGGGCTGGTTCAAGAAGCCGGTGGCCCGCGTGGAAGACATGAAGGGCCTGAAGTTCCGCACCGTGGGCCTGGCGGTCGACGTGTTCACCGACATGGGCACGGCCGTGAACCCGCTGCCGGGCGGAGAGATCGTGCCGGCGCTGGACCGCGGCCTCATCGATGCGGCCGAGTTCAACAATGCCTCGAGCGACCGCGTGCTGGGCTTCCCGGACGTGGCGAAGAACTGCATGCTGCAGAGCTTCCACCAGTCGGGCGAGCAGTTCGAGATCCTGTTCAACAAGGGCAAGCTCGCGGCACTGCCGGCGGAACTCAAGTCGATCATCGACTACGCGGTGCAGGCGTCGAGCGCCGACATGAGCTGGAAGGCCATCCAGCGCAATTCGCAGGACTACATCGAGCTCAAGAAAGCCGGCATCAAGTTCTACAAGACGCCCGACGCGATCTTGCGCGCGCAGCTTGCGTCGTGGGACAAGACCATTGCCAAGAAGGCCGCCGAGAACCCGATGTTCAAGAAGGTGCTCGACTCGCAGATGGCCTTTGCCGAACGCGCCGGCCAGTGGCAGAACGACTACACGGTCGATTTCAAGATGGCCTACAACCACTACTTCGGCGCGAAGGCCAAGAAGTCCTGA
- a CDS encoding helix-turn-helix domain-containing protein, producing MQRSNTTLPGSGAGQRGERLMWLTHQRVFYAGLLGAAAERTMGGYGVYVSPAGAPPNRLRIGGGAWQTGALFVVPPQVPHRVESAHPLIFNLLIESESVDPSRLPGYLQHCGPVDAPVFVQRMRDAHTHLLALSGRQSFEGLEFDRLFFGEDLAPRALDPRIRKVIDAINADPAAPTSAEDCAASVHLSFSRFLHLFKQETGTAFRAFRAWKRARSLLRYVRQTSTLTDIALDTGYPDSTHFSHSIRQVYGLKPSDIVAGSRRLALHDAAGGYRQ from the coding sequence ATGCAGCGATCGAACACGACGTTGCCAGGCAGCGGCGCCGGGCAGCGCGGAGAGCGCCTGATGTGGCTCACGCACCAGCGCGTGTTCTATGCAGGGCTGCTCGGGGCCGCAGCCGAACGCACCATGGGCGGGTACGGCGTGTATGTGTCGCCCGCCGGCGCACCGCCCAACCGCCTGCGCATCGGCGGCGGCGCATGGCAAACGGGCGCGCTGTTCGTGGTGCCCCCGCAGGTGCCGCACCGCGTGGAAAGCGCACACCCGCTCATCTTCAATCTGCTGATCGAATCGGAGTCGGTCGATCCCTCTCGCCTGCCCGGTTACCTGCAGCACTGCGGCCCGGTCGATGCGCCCGTGTTCGTGCAGCGCATGCGCGATGCGCACACCCATCTGCTTGCGCTCTCGGGGCGCCAGAGCTTCGAAGGGCTGGAGTTCGATCGCCTCTTCTTCGGCGAAGACCTGGCGCCGCGCGCACTCGATCCGCGCATCCGCAAGGTCATCGATGCCATCAACGCCGACCCGGCCGCGCCCACTTCGGCCGAAGACTGCGCGGCTTCGGTGCACCTGTCTTTCTCGCGCTTTCTGCACTTGTTCAAGCAGGAGACCGGCACGGCGTTTCGCGCCTTCCGGGCCTGGAAGCGCGCGCGGAGCCTGCTGCGCTACGTGCGCCAGACCAGCACATTGACCGACATTGCGCTGGACACTGGCTACCCCGATTCGACGCACTTCAGCCATTCGATCCGCCAGGTCTACGGGCTCAAGCCCAGCGACATCGTGGCCGGCTCGCGCCGCCTGGCGCTGCACGATGCGGCCGGCGGATACAGGCAGTAG
- a CDS encoding rhodanese-like domain-containing protein, which produces MTEPVGEKGYAGDVTPEQAAEWMASGEAVLVDVRSDAEREWVGYVPGAVPLAWKQWPGMTLNPAFDGGIRAAGEDGNKKLVLLCRSGVRSIAAARRATELGLEAYNILEGFEGNPDDNGHRGVLGGWRKRGLPWKQN; this is translated from the coding sequence ATGACTGAACCCGTTGGGGAAAAGGGCTATGCCGGCGACGTGACGCCCGAGCAGGCCGCAGAGTGGATGGCAAGCGGCGAGGCCGTATTGGTCGACGTGCGCAGCGATGCCGAGCGCGAGTGGGTCGGCTACGTACCCGGCGCCGTGCCGCTCGCCTGGAAGCAGTGGCCGGGCATGACGCTCAACCCGGCCTTCGACGGCGGCATCCGGGCCGCGGGCGAGGACGGCAACAAGAAGCTGGTGCTGCTGTGCCGCAGCGGTGTGCGCTCCATCGCGGCCGCCAGGCGCGCAACCGAACTGGGCCTGGAGGCGTACAACATCCTCGAGGGCTTTGAAGGCAATCCGGACGACAACGGGCACCGAGGGGTGCTTGGCGGCTGGCGCAAGCGCGGGTTGCCCTGGAAGCAGAACTAG
- a CDS encoding type III pantothenate kinase, producing the protein MASPFLAIDIGNTRLKWALYDAAHPGAALQAHGAEFLDHIERLAEGPWANLPAPSAMLGCVVAGDAVRRRAEEQIVERFECAPRWVVASAAEAGIVNGYDHPTRLGADRWVAMIGARHRMLGTGPARPMVVVMIGTAVTVEAIDAGGKFLGGLILPGHGIMLRALESGTAGLHVPTGEVREFPTNTSDALTSGGTYAIAGAVERMVQHVRSHCGAEPACYMTGGAGWKMAPVMNGDFELVESLIMDGLLVIARERDGG; encoded by the coding sequence ATGGCTTCCCCCTTCCTCGCGATCGACATCGGCAACACCCGCCTCAAATGGGCTCTCTACGATGCCGCGCATCCGGGAGCCGCGCTGCAGGCGCACGGTGCCGAGTTTCTCGACCACATCGAGCGCCTTGCCGAAGGTCCATGGGCCAACCTGCCCGCGCCAAGCGCCATGCTGGGCTGCGTGGTGGCCGGCGATGCAGTGCGCCGCCGCGCCGAGGAGCAGATCGTCGAGCGCTTCGAGTGCGCGCCGCGCTGGGTCGTGGCGAGTGCGGCCGAGGCCGGCATCGTCAACGGCTACGACCATCCGACGCGGCTTGGCGCCGACCGCTGGGTGGCGATGATCGGCGCGCGCCACCGCATGCTGGGCACGGGGCCCGCAAGGCCGATGGTGGTGGTGATGATCGGCACGGCCGTCACGGTGGAGGCCATCGATGCCGGCGGCAAGTTCCTCGGCGGGTTGATTCTGCCGGGTCACGGCATCATGCTGCGCGCGCTGGAGTCGGGCACGGCCGGGCTGCACGTGCCCACCGGCGAGGTGCGCGAATTTCCCACCAACACCAGCGACGCGCTCACCAGCGGCGGCACCTATGCCATTGCGGGCGCAGTGGAGCGCATGGTGCAGCACGTGCGCTCGCACTGCGGCGCCGAGCCGGCCTGCTACATGACCGGCGGCGCGGGGTGGAAGATGGCACCCGTCATGAACGGTGACTTCGAACTCGTCGAAAGCCTGATCATGGACGGCCTGCTCGTCATTGCTCGCGAGCGGGACGGCGGCTAA
- the lysM gene encoding peptidoglycan-binding protein LysM, whose amino-acid sequence MGLLSFIKEAGEKLFGGSSAQAAEPDANTKAAAAIKTYIETQNLGLTGLEVTYTAATGVVTLAGQAPSQEASEKAGLAAGNVANVTSVDNNLVAPAAAPAQYHDVVKGDTLSAISKKYYGDANKYNAIFEANKPMLSHPDKIYPGQKLRIPAL is encoded by the coding sequence ATGGGTTTGCTGAGTTTCATCAAGGAAGCAGGAGAAAAGCTGTTCGGCGGTTCATCGGCCCAGGCTGCCGAGCCGGACGCGAACACCAAGGCCGCGGCTGCCATCAAGACCTATATCGAGACGCAAAATCTCGGTCTCACGGGCCTGGAAGTGACCTACACGGCCGCAACGGGCGTGGTCACGCTGGCCGGCCAGGCACCTTCGCAGGAAGCGAGCGAAAAAGCCGGGCTTGCCGCGGGTAACGTCGCCAATGTGACGAGCGTCGACAACAACCTGGTTGCACCGGCCGCAGCGCCCGCGCAGTACCACGACGTGGTGAAGGGCGACACGCTCTCGGCCATCTCGAAGAAGTACTACGGCGACGCCAACAAGTACAACGCGATTTTCGAAGCCAACAAGCCGATGCTGAGCCATCCGGACAAGATCTATCCGGGGCAGAAGCTGCGCATTCCGGCGCTTTGA
- a CDS encoding crotonase/enoyl-CoA hydratase family protein, with translation MTATPITPTAPPAEGCIDTQVIDHVLLIGINRPAKRNGWTPPMFKQLAEAYTRLDDDPDLRVGVLHAFGDHFTAGLDLPAVTEYMKRGEKAIPAGLVEPHDFGLPGYRRRTKPMVVAVKGICFTVGIELMLGADIVVAADNCRFSQMEVQRGIMATGGATLRMAERAGVGNAMLHLLTADEFDSAEAYRLNFVQKVVPAGQELDTALAIAQRIAAQAPLAVVATRLNVIKAVEQGPLAAVSEFIETQKRLSNSEDAAEGVRSFVERRPARFSGR, from the coding sequence ATGACCGCCACGCCCATCACCCCAACCGCCCCGCCCGCCGAAGGCTGCATCGACACGCAAGTCATCGACCACGTGCTGCTGATCGGCATCAACCGCCCCGCCAAGCGCAACGGCTGGACGCCGCCGATGTTCAAGCAGCTGGCCGAGGCCTACACCCGGCTGGACGACGACCCCGACCTGCGCGTGGGCGTGCTGCATGCCTTTGGCGACCACTTCACCGCGGGCCTGGACCTGCCTGCGGTCACCGAGTACATGAAGCGTGGCGAAAAGGCGATTCCGGCCGGGTTGGTGGAGCCGCACGACTTCGGCCTGCCCGGCTACCGCCGCCGCACCAAGCCGATGGTGGTGGCGGTGAAGGGCATCTGCTTCACGGTCGGCATCGAGCTGATGCTGGGCGCCGACATCGTGGTGGCGGCCGACAACTGCCGCTTCTCGCAGATGGAAGTTCAGCGCGGCATCATGGCCACGGGCGGCGCCACGCTGCGCATGGCCGAGCGCGCGGGCGTGGGCAATGCCATGCTGCATCTGCTGACGGCCGACGAGTTCGACAGCGCCGAGGCCTATCGCCTCAACTTCGTGCAGAAGGTGGTGCCCGCCGGGCAGGAGCTCGACACGGCGCTGGCCATTGCGCAGCGCATCGCTGCGCAAGCGCCGCTGGCCGTGGTGGCCACCCGGCTGAATGTGATCAAGGCTGTCGAGCAAGGGCCGCTCGCGGCCGTGTCGGAATTCATCGAAACGCAGAAGCGCCTGTCGAACAGCGAAGATGCGGCTGAAGGCGTGCGTTCGTTCGTCGAGCGCCGGCCGGCGCGCTTCAGCGGCCGCTGA
- a CDS encoding serine hydrolase domain-containing protein, giving the protein MSFFQRTALVAAFTLIAVNTSSNAQTPAPAAPPDPAATSVEAMGWMKGFPPPPDKLITFDNPVGGVFPRTRWSFSHVRETVPTANVWRGSGAPSPLPAAPRTDIEAVTFKPLGSTGETVTFAQMIPRTYTDGILVMHRGRVVYEKYFGALTPERPHIAMSVTKSFVGTLAAILADEGKLDPAAPVTKYLPELKDTAYGDATVRQVMDMTIGVRYSENYADPKAEVWDYARAGGMLTQGPNYTGPKSFYEFLATLQKEGAHDAAFAYKTVNAEVLAWILRRVSNQPLADLLSEKIWRRIGAEQDAYFMVDRIGTESGGGGLNTVLRDLARFGETMRNGGRATNGQQAIPKAVVEDIQRGGDAARFAKAGYALLPGWSYRNMWWVTNNPHGAYMARGIHGQSIYVDPKAEMVIVRYAAHPVAANAGNDPLTLPAFHAVAEALMRP; this is encoded by the coding sequence ATGTCCTTTTTCCAACGCACGGCGCTCGTCGCCGCCTTCACACTGATTGCCGTGAACACCTCTTCGAACGCCCAGACGCCCGCGCCCGCCGCGCCTCCCGATCCGGCGGCCACCTCGGTCGAGGCCATGGGGTGGATGAAGGGCTTTCCGCCACCGCCCGACAAGCTGATTACCTTCGACAACCCGGTGGGCGGTGTGTTTCCGCGTACGCGCTGGAGCTTTTCGCATGTGCGCGAAACCGTGCCGACAGCCAATGTGTGGCGCGGCAGCGGTGCGCCCAGCCCGCTGCCGGCGGCGCCGCGCACCGACATCGAAGCCGTCACGTTCAAGCCCCTGGGGAGTACCGGCGAGACCGTGACCTTCGCGCAGATGATTCCGCGCACCTACACCGACGGCATCCTGGTGATGCACCGTGGCCGCGTGGTCTACGAGAAGTACTTCGGCGCGCTCACGCCCGAGCGGCCGCACATCGCGATGTCTGTCACCAAGTCCTTCGTCGGCACGCTGGCGGCCATCCTGGCGGACGAGGGCAAGCTCGACCCTGCGGCACCGGTCACCAAATACCTGCCTGAACTGAAGGACACGGCGTACGGCGACGCCACGGTGCGCCAGGTGATGGACATGACCATCGGCGTGCGCTATTCCGAAAACTACGCCGACCCGAAAGCCGAGGTCTGGGACTATGCGCGCGCCGGCGGCATGCTGACCCAAGGCCCGAACTACACGGGCCCGAAGTCGTTCTACGAATTCCTCGCCACGCTGCAGAAGGAAGGCGCGCACGACGCTGCGTTTGCCTACAAGACAGTCAACGCCGAAGTGCTCGCCTGGATCCTGCGCCGCGTGAGCAACCAGCCGCTCGCCGACCTGCTGAGCGAAAAGATCTGGCGCCGCATCGGTGCCGAGCAGGACGCCTACTTCATGGTCGACCGCATCGGCACCGAGTCGGGCGGCGGCGGGCTCAACACCGTGCTGCGCGACCTGGCGCGCTTCGGCGAGACCATGCGCAACGGCGGCCGTGCGACCAACGGGCAGCAGGCCATTCCGAAAGCCGTGGTCGAAGACATCCAGCGCGGCGGCGATGCGGCCAGGTTCGCCAAGGCCGGCTATGCGCTGCTGCCGGGCTGGTCGTACCGCAACATGTGGTGGGTCACGAACAACCCGCACGGCGCCTACATGGCGCGCGGCATCCACGGACAGAGCATCTACGTCGACCCGAAGGCCGAGATGGTGATCGTGCGCTACGCCGCGCATCCGGTGGCGGCCAATGCGGGGAACGATCCGCTCACGCTGCCCGCGTTCCACGCGGTCGCCGAAGCGCTGATGCGCCCCTGA
- a CDS encoding TRAP transporter small permease subunit, protein MQSFLLAVDRFSTWIGKTFAWCALLLTLLISWEVFSRYVLNHPHAWVLDAQIMLYGAMFMTAGAYTLSKNGHVRGDVLYGFFRPRTQALVDLVLYIIFFLPGIVALTWAGWVYAGESLAIREQTFSAEPLPLYPFKYIIPLAGFTLLLQGLVEIIRCVQCIRDGAWPSREQDVEEVDVEKLKEMVNVKDEDIAALDRVVVAKEAAR, encoded by the coding sequence ATGCAATCTTTCCTGTTGGCCGTCGATCGTTTCTCGACATGGATCGGCAAGACCTTCGCATGGTGCGCGCTGCTGCTCACGCTGCTCATCAGCTGGGAGGTGTTTTCGCGCTACGTGCTGAACCACCCGCATGCATGGGTGCTCGACGCGCAGATCATGCTGTACGGCGCCATGTTCATGACGGCCGGCGCGTACACGCTCTCCAAGAACGGCCACGTGCGCGGCGACGTGCTCTACGGCTTCTTTCGGCCCCGCACGCAGGCGCTGGTCGACCTGGTGCTGTACATCATCTTCTTCCTGCCCGGCATCGTCGCGCTGACCTGGGCGGGCTGGGTCTATGCAGGTGAATCGCTCGCCATCCGCGAGCAGACCTTCTCGGCCGAGCCGCTGCCGCTGTATCCCTTCAAGTACATCATTCCTCTCGCCGGGTTCACGCTGCTGTTGCAGGGCCTGGTCGAGATCATCCGCTGCGTGCAGTGCATCCGCGACGGCGCGTGGCCTTCGCGCGAGCAGGACGTGGAAGAGGTCGACGTCGAGAAGCTCAAGGAGATGGTCAACGTCAAGGACGAAGACATTGCCGCGCTCGACCGCGTGGTGGTTGCCAAGGAGGCCGCACGATGA
- a CDS encoding branched-chain amino acid ABC transporter permease: MQILQLLLSGIAQGCIYGLIALGFVLIYKATETVSFAQGDLMMLGAFGAFAGMSLFGMPFWLAAVLALVAMAAFGVLLELVVIRPILGQPQFSIVMLTIGIAYVARGLITMVPGIGTDTHTLAVPYKDQIWKVGELVVNMEQLAIIIATAILCGLLFAMFRYSKLGIAMQASSQNQLAAYYMGIPVKRLNGLVWGLAAAVAAIAGMLLAPITFVHANMGFIGLKAFPAAVVGGFGSLPGAIVGGLVIGIVESFAGFYLPDGFKDTAPYIVVLLMLMIKPNGLYGEKLRKKV, encoded by the coding sequence ATGCAAATACTCCAGCTCCTGCTGTCGGGCATTGCGCAAGGCTGCATCTATGGGTTGATCGCGCTGGGCTTCGTGCTCATCTACAAGGCGACCGAAACCGTGAGCTTTGCGCAGGGCGACCTGATGATGCTCGGAGCCTTCGGTGCGTTTGCCGGCATGTCGCTGTTCGGCATGCCGTTCTGGCTTGCGGCGGTGCTGGCGCTGGTGGCCATGGCAGCTTTCGGCGTGCTGCTGGAGCTGGTGGTGATTCGTCCCATCCTCGGGCAGCCGCAGTTCTCCATCGTGATGCTGACCATCGGCATTGCGTACGTGGCGCGCGGGCTCATCACCATGGTGCCGGGTATCGGCACCGACACCCACACGCTCGCCGTTCCGTACAAGGACCAGATCTGGAAAGTGGGCGAGTTGGTGGTCAACATGGAGCAGCTCGCCATCATCATTGCCACCGCCATCCTCTGCGGGCTGCTGTTTGCGATGTTCCGCTACAGCAAGCTGGGCATTGCGATGCAGGCCTCTTCGCAGAACCAGCTAGCGGCCTACTACATGGGCATTCCGGTGAAGCGGCTCAACGGATTGGTGTGGGGCCTGGCGGCGGCGGTGGCGGCCATTGCGGGCATGCTGCTCGCGCCCATTACCTTCGTGCACGCGAACATGGGCTTCATCGGGCTCAAGGCTTTTCCGGCCGCGGTGGTGGGCGGATTCGGCAGCCTGCCGGGCGCCATCGTCGGTGGGCTGGTGATCGGCATCGTCGAATCGTTCGCCGGGTTCTACCTGCCCGATGGGTTCAAGGACACGGCACCGTACATCGTCGTGCTGCTGATGCTCATGATCAAGCCCAACGGCCTGTACGGCGAGAAGCTGCGCAAGAAGGTGTAG